aattatacacaaattttaggggggcgtaactaaaaatacactataaaGTTTCCGGACGGGGGGCCGTAACTAAAAATTTACTATAAAATTTTCCGGACGGGGGGCCGTAACTAAAATTATACTATAAAATTTTCCTGTCGGGGGGCAGACCCACCCCAGAACAACCTAAGATCTGCCCTTGCGTTTCATAAAGATTTTtgcggttactatttgcacaaatatcaAGACGAAAGGTAGAAAAGTTAgtttaatataataaaatatggataaagtaagataaatgtgtaaaaaggtgagtgagtgtaagaaaataataaataaaggaaaataatgtgagtgaaaagttgtaaatattgtTGGGTAAAAAAGATAtggtagtaaattttcatggacaaaaatagaataaagtaaagtgtaaagaacattatgaaacggactgAAACGGAaaatgtaaagatcattttgaaacgaaaGTAGTACGTAGTAGTATGTAATTTGGTTAAGTACATAATTATACTTAATTGTttgataattaacaaaattagaggcttaaaaatgataaaataattTTGTGTTTGGTTGGAGGTTAGATTGTGGCAGTGAAGCAGCTTGACAGGAATGGACTGCAAGGAAACAGAGAATTCTTGTCAGAGGTTTTCATGTTAAGTCTTGTTGATCATCCAAATTTAGTCAATTTGATTGGATATTGTGCTGATGGTGATCAGAGGATTTTGGTATATGAATACATGGCATTTGGATCATTGGAAGATCATCTTCTAGGTAACATTATAAAAAACCCTTGTTTGGTAATTATTTATTAGCGGTTAACTGTTTATAGTAGTGGGTTTGACTAACTGGTTGAATAAGCGGTTTGTGAAAAGTGTTTGGTAAGTTAAAAGGTTAGCCGTGTGATGCATAAAATGACTAGACATTGACATAAAGTGATGTAGGTTGATAAAAGTTGTAACTTTAGACAAACACTCTCATTAGCTTTAGAAAAGGGTAAAACCTCTTCTAGCCGTCTAGGTAACATTATAAAGAGTTCTTGGGCTTTGAAGTTAGTTTTTGGTTGGATTTTAGAACATTTTTTATCATACAACTAGTTGTACCATATGCATGAGTTGAGTTTTTTTTGTATCATTTAAAAAACCTCTTCTAGGTAACATTATAAAGAGTTATTCCTAGGCTATTGAGTTAGTTTTTGATTGGAATATTTTTTTATACAACCAGTTGTACCATGTATGAGCTGAGGTTTTTCGTTATCGTTGGAAAACCCCTTCTAGGTAACTTATAAAGAGTTCTTCTTAGCCTCTTAGGCTTTTGAGTTAGTTTTTGGTCAGATTTTAAAACAACTTTTATCATACAACCAGTTGTACAATGCATGAATTCAGGTTTTCCTTTATCGTTGGAAAAACCTTTTCTACGTAACATTATAAATTGAAAGAGTTCTTCTTAGGCTTCCGAGTTAGTTTTGGGTCAAATTTTAGAACACTTTGCATTATACAACCAGTTGTACCATGCAGACGCTTTTAGCAGTTGTTTTAGTTTTTTTGACAAGTATAATGACACTCAATTGTTTTGCACATATATACTAGATCTTCCACCCAACACAGAGCCCTTATCTTGGCACACAAGGATGAAGATAGCCGAGGGGGCAGCAAAGGGGCTCGAGTACTTGCACGAAACAAGCAAGCCACCGGTCATATACCGCGATTTCAAAGCATCAAACATCTTATTAGACGAAGAATTCCACCCAAAACTCTCGGATTTCGGGCTTGCTCGAATAGGCCCGACGGGTGATAAAGAACATGTCTCGACTAGAGTCATGGGTACGTATGGGTATTGTGCACCCGAGTATGCAATGACCGGTAAACTTACCACGAAATCGGATGTTTATAGCTTTGGAGTTGTGTTTCTTGAGCTTATTTCAGGGAGGAGAGCAGTTGATACTACTAAACCAACTTCTGAACAAAACCTCATTTCTTGGGTATGTTTGAAAAACTTTAGTCTTTTAAACTCCTACTACATTTCAACTATTCATGTGCATGTTACCGTTTCATAATTTTCTAATGCAATTTAATAGAGTTGGTAAAAAAGACTTGTTTAGACCGGGGCTTTGTTCTCTTCACGTGGTTTGGTCTGGTTTTGAAGTTTCGGGTttggtctggtctgatttttATCGGTTTGTTCTGGTCTAGTCTAATTCTTGCCGGTTTAGTATGTGAGTGATTTTTTATCTCTTTTGATATGATCTAGTATGAGTTGAAGAAAAATAACTAATTCGGAGTAAACAATAAGGATAAGGTTAAGAGAATAAAGCCTGAATTTTAGTCTAGTATACTGGCTTATGGCTACCTATTCGACTTTTTGTGGATTTAGCCATTtaggatgtttttttttttctagggCAAATTGGGTTGAAATTGTGACCATGGTCCCGCTAAGATGATTGTGGGCCATTTTTTGAGTCAAGTTCATTTGTTTTGGGCCTGAACTGACCCCATCCATGGTAAGCCCACTTGTTTCATGCTGGGTCATACTGAAAAATTCAAAAGGGCAGCTCAGGCACAACACAAACCCAATGTGTCATGTCGTGCCGAAGCCTAATTTCACACAATATAACGTGTTTTTCCGTGTTAGGCCGTGTCATGCCTAAGCCTTGGATACTTTTTCCAAAACAATATGGATCGAGCCCACGATCCACGACTTCGTGCCGGTGTCGtgccgtgcttttttcgtgctAGACCGTGCCGTGTCCCGCATCGCCCCGTCCCGTCCCGTCCCAGTGTCATCTTTATCTATTCATactcatttaatttcatgtttgaAGTTATAATAACACATAACTCTAATGTTCCATCTTGTAGGCACAACCACTATTTAAAGACAGAAAAATGTTCACCAAAATGGCAGACCCACTTCTACAAGACAGGTACCCAGTCAAAGGCTTATACCAAGCCTTAGCCGTAGCAGCAATGTGCCTACAAGAAGAAGCTAGCACAAGACCACTCATTAGTGACGTAGTTACTGCCCTAGCATTCCTTTCCAAACCCGAAGACAACAAcgacaatattaatattattgatAGCCCTAGACATTCTGTCAATACTGTCATCATACATTCCGTCGAAGAAGACGACGACGACTACGACAACGAGCAACGTTTTTATAAATGTAAAAACGgcgaaaaagaagaagaagaagaagaagatgatgaacaaCGATATGTTTACGTTGTAGATTTAGAAACCTCGGAAAAAGCTAGCCATCCCCTTCCTAAGCcggataataataataataataataataaataatacttcgTAAATAATTGTGTGTGACGTGAAatttgaggggtatatatatagattttgCCCCCATGTTTGGGGCATTACattgtatatatatttatgGGAAAACTAGAACTTGTAGATTGTAGACAAAAATTTACTTCTACCCTCAATGAACATAAAATGATAAACCAGATTATTCAAAGGACAGTTTATTATATGAACTTTGTTTGTTTGGTAAATGGTTTTTCTTTGGCgttgtttgagttttttttgtttgaccAATAGCCAaaaaatacggttttttcatgaaatgcccctgaggtttgcaaaaacgcaccaaataccctcgcgtcttttgaatcacataatatacccctattttttcgtactgttcatgagatgcactTGGAGTTAACGGaggttagtccgccgttagttaCGTTTTACCATTTTGCCCTTAATTTGGGTTTGGCACGATTTACCTATAATTGTTTTtcagaaattcaaaaaaaaaaaatctcaatcttcttttctttctctctcctctcccctgttcttcctcCTCCTTGAATTCTACTGGAACCCTAAAAAATCTGGGTAGATCTGCAAGAACCGCAACTTTAGACATAAACTCACACTTTCTATCTCCTACTTTTTTTTTGCAAGGGTTATCTTTGCAGCCAAAAGTCGACATACACGCACGTTTTTCCGATGGCTACGCCGCCACCGGAGATTTCGCCGTTGATTTTGGCAGATGACGCAACAGTGGATGCGCCGCCAGCGCCTCCTTCGGGAACAACAGCCGCCATACCGCCTGGACCTCCAGCGGTTGTTTCACCGGTGGGCGTGAGTTCTGTTTCGTCGCTGCCGACTTCGGGGATGTCGAAGGATACATCGACTGCTTAATTCGGTGGTTGGAATTGGGCTTGGAGGGTTAATTGTTATGATTGCTGTGGGCATTTTTGTCTTTTTCTATAAGCGGAGGAAGCGGAAGCAGGCGGAGGAAGATCAGTTATTAATGGCTGCTCTGACTAAATAATTAGAATTATCTGATTAGGTATTTGTTTGTATTAATTATTCATTAATTGGTTGCTTGAACTTGTACGTTGAAGGAATTTGAATGTGGGCAAAGGGAGTAGTGTGATCCAGTTTGTTCATTTTTAGATCGATCATTAACTTTCTCTGGACTGATTAGTCATTTTCATGGTGAAAATTCAATCTACAgtattgtttttctttttttggagTAGCAAAAATAGTAATACGATTTCATTTTGTTCATTCTAGTACTAGCTAGTAGCTAGTCTGTTCCTTGGGTATGTCTTCTTAATTAACGAGTGCAATGTGATGTATGATAGCAACCAATTACTTACAAAGCTCTTTGATCTTGTGACGATATGTCATGAGCTATGTACGAGCAATATGATACAGATTGATCAAACTTGATTATACATCTTCTGATTCCTCTGCATTTTGCCTTATTGATGAAGTTAATTTGTCTAACCCAAACAATTAATGTCAATGATCTATGCTAAAACAAAATAGTTTTCATTTTTCTATCACTTGCATTGTCCTTCCCAGATGCTTCCTGTTGTTAGGGTCCAAGGGAAGTTAGTTTCTAACACATAGACAACAAAGGAGTGACCTTGATAACATATTTATGATGCCTACCAACATAGTGTTGCATCACATAGTTACCCAATCTTTCTTTGTTGTTCCAGGTTACCAACAAGGATCCTCATTTATCATACTAGGGCAATAAAAATTGTCTTACCAAGTGAGAAATATGCAAGTGAAGTGAACGACTATATTTTGATCCCTAGGTGTAATAAAACTAGCCGTTAGATTCAATTCCTGcaatttgggtatttggtgcaaataagtttacaaataggtgtatattgtgcaataagtttataaataggggaatttggtgaattataaacatgacttaacggaggactaacggaaggtcggtttaggggtatttaGTGCAAACTTGGAAAAAAATAGGGGCATATtgtgtgattcaaaagacgcgagggtatttgatgcgtttttgcaaacctcaggggcatttcatgaaaaaaccgcaAAAAATATGTTTGGACTTTGGAGTAACTTTTTGGTTTTGAAGTTGTTAGTAACATTCAACAGCCAACCAATGTTGTTAAACATGTttttaaacaaataattaaCATGTCAAACAATTAATAAAAAGCTACGGAGTAATAAAATTAAAGATGGTCGTGTCGGATCGTGCTTCACGTCGAGCctacgtgttgtggactttaaTGGGCCCGCCACACACCAAGTTCACTTGTTTCATGTCGGGTCATGTCAcgtcaaaattttcaaaaggGCCGTAGTAGCTAGGCATGCACAATCCAAGCCCTCGTGTCGTGTTGTATCTAATCCTAATTTCACTCAACTTAACATGCAATACCTTATCATGCCAGATTATCGGCTCGTTTCTTGTCGTGCCTTATCTAGGCTTTTTCCATAAAATGTGCCCCGAGCCCAGCCCACAACCCATGTCTTCATGCCCGTGCCAGCCGTACTTTTTCCGTGACTGTGATGTGTCGTGAATTTTTCGTATTGGGCAGACCCGACCAAGTGTTATCTTCAAATACAATTATATTTACAAACATCTTTTCAAACCAGCCAAGTGAACCACACAAATGGCAATTAACGgccaaaacataaatatt
This Spinacia oleracea cultivar Varoflay chromosome 6, BTI_SOV_V1, whole genome shotgun sequence DNA region includes the following protein-coding sequences:
- the LOC110790751 gene encoding probable serine/threonine-protein kinase PBL23 isoform X2, which encodes MIFLGCCRAEILDEEGRRSSNSNNSLVSTSRKSRGWRRRFSKGDTMDRDLTNNDGKKKQHTVEQSERSIPGQKISAAQTFTFRQMANATNNFSIDNLVGEGGFGRVYKGFLQGVDKIVAVKQLDRNGLQGNREFLSEVFMLSLVDHPNLVNLIGYCADGDQRILVYEYMAFGSLEDHLLDLPPNTEPLSWHTRMKIAEGAAKGLEYLHETSKPPVIYRDFKASNILLDEEFHPKLSDFGLARIGPTGDKEHVSTRVMGTYGYCAPEYAMTGKLTTKSDVYSFGVVFLELISGRRAVDTTKPTSEQNLISWAQPLFKDRKMFTKMADPLLQDRYPVKGLYQALAVAAMCLQEEASTRPLISDVVTALAFLSKPEDNNDNINIIDSPRHSVNTVIIHSVEEDDDDYDNEQRFYKCKNGEKEEEEEEDDEQRYVYVVDLETSEKASHPLPKPDNNNNNNNK
- the LOC110790751 gene encoding probable serine/threonine-protein kinase PBL23 isoform X1, whose protein sequence is MIFLGCCRAEILDEEGRRSSNSNNSLVSTSRKSRGWRRRFSKGDTMDRDLTNNDGKMSIATVVKTLSLRRTTKGKKKQHTVEQSERSIPGQKISAAQTFTFRQMANATNNFSIDNLVGEGGFGRVYKGFLQGVDKIVAVKQLDRNGLQGNREFLSEVFMLSLVDHPNLVNLIGYCADGDQRILVYEYMAFGSLEDHLLDLPPNTEPLSWHTRMKIAEGAAKGLEYLHETSKPPVIYRDFKASNILLDEEFHPKLSDFGLARIGPTGDKEHVSTRVMGTYGYCAPEYAMTGKLTTKSDVYSFGVVFLELISGRRAVDTTKPTSEQNLISWAQPLFKDRKMFTKMADPLLQDRYPVKGLYQALAVAAMCLQEEASTRPLISDVVTALAFLSKPEDNNDNINIIDSPRHSVNTVIIHSVEEDDDDYDNEQRFYKCKNGEKEEEEEEDDEQRYVYVVDLETSEKASHPLPKPDNNNNNNNK